CTAGGGCGCCGGAACCTCGGGTGCGCTTCGGTTTTTCGATACCTCAACCCCTGCTTTGTCATCCAACAGGGCCTGTGTTGCAGCTTGCACATAGGCCTTAAGCTCCTCTTGCAAGCGCTTTGGCTTAGGCACCGCTGTTTGCAGGATGGCCTTCGGCTCGGCGCCTAACTGATACCGGTAAAGCCTGGGTTCTTCGTCGCGCGGTTGAATCAGCACGTTATCCCCACGGATGATGCCCACGGTCTGGCCGCCACCGGATGGCTTGATCACACCCACACCTTGATCATCTGCTGGCAGCGTAAGCAAATCGCGTCCCCAGCATTGGTGTCGAACCTCGCCACCGAGTCGGCCCATGATGGTGGGTACGATATCCACCTGGGTACCGACGACGTCATTCTGCTCGCCAAAGCGCTCGATCATGCCCGGAGCGATCAGTAGCAGGGGTACATGGAAGCGCAACAGGTCCAGTTCCGTCAGTTGCTGTGGAGTCCCAAAGCCGTGGTCGCCGACGATGACGAACAGTGTCTGGTCGTAGTAAGGCTCATCCCTGATCTGTTCGAAGAAACGGCCCAACGCCCAGTCGGAATAGCGCATAGCGCTCAGGTGTTCGTTCGCATAGCTTCCCTGGTCGGTAACCTCGTCCACTGGCAGGGTATCGGGTAGAGCATAGGGGGTGTGGTTCGACAGGGTCTGCAGCAGTGCATAAAAAGGGCGATCGGGATCGAGTTGGCGCAGCTCTATGACGGCCCGATCAAACATGTCCTGGTCGGAAACGCCCCAGGTGGGGTCAGACACCACCGGGTTTACATAGTCATTGCGACCGATGAATCGCGTCATGCCCTGATTACCGAAAAAGCCGCGCTGGTTGTCCCAGGCAAAGTCGCCATTGTAGACGTACAGATCGTCGAAACCGCGTGCGCCAAGCAACTGAGGCAAACCTGAAAACTGATTGCCGCCCTCCGGCTCCTGCATCAGATATTCGAACGCAGGCAGGTTGGGAAAGCACCCCATGGTGGCGAACATGCCCTGATGAGTATGGGTGCCGCTGGAGAAGTGACGGGTAAACAACAACCCCTGCTTGCTGAGCTTGTCGAACTCGAGGGTTATCTGCAGCGAGGAGCCGAGCGCGCCAGTGTAGTAGCCCGCAAAGCTTTCCATCAGAATCACGACCACGTTGCGGATCGGCAGCGTGGCGTCCTCGGGCGGATAATAGTCGCGGCGCACCGGAGCCAGCTCAGGTTCGACCAACTGGTCGTGTACGCCGAGCAGCATCTGTCGGGTGATCCCAGTCGCCTGCTCTGCAGGAATCAAGTCGACCCAGGCGTTGTCGCGGTGCTCCGAGTACTGGGCTTTCGCTGCGCCATAGAGGGTCAAGGAGGGTGTCAGTCCCAGCTGGT
This genomic stretch from Halopseudomonas pelagia harbors:
- a CDS encoding LTA synthase family protein, with amino-acid sequence MRTSPDTPELPRSTVGLRSQLFFVLSTLFALTLLLTCLRVALLTFNWELAADASWSDLGEGIYNGLRFDVRLVMIAGAPLILTFLSSRLMQLRTLQCIWLTLTALLLSLLGVIELNFYREFHQRLNALVFQYLQEDPTTVLRMLWYGFPVVRLVLTLAIVSLLMYWLIRWLDRHTRQPADANRIRMTQRGAMAARLGVLVLLLLSATVLARGTLRQGPPLRWGDAFTTDSMFANQLGLTPSLTLYGAAKAQYSEHRDNAWVDLIPAEQATGITRQMLLGVHDQLVEPELAPVRRDYYPPEDATLPIRNVVVILMESFAGYYTGALGSSLQITLEFDKLSKQGLLFTRHFSSGTHTHQGMFATMGCFPNLPAFEYLMQEPEGGNQFSGLPQLLGARGFDDLYVYNGDFAWDNQRGFFGNQGMTRFIGRNDYVNPVVSDPTWGVSDQDMFDRAVIELRQLDPDRPFYALLQTLSNHTPYALPDTLPVDEVTDQGSYANEHLSAMRYSDWALGRFFEQIRDEPYYDQTLFVIVGDHGFGTPQQLTELDLLRFHVPLLLIAPGMIERFGEQNDVVGTQVDIVPTIMGRLGGEVRHQCWGRDLLTLPADDQGVGVIKPSGGGQTVGIIRGDNVLIQPRDEEPRLYRYQLGAEPKAILQTAVPKPKRLQEELKAYVQAATQALLDDKAGVEVSKNRSAPEVPAP